A region of the Drosophila subobscura isolate 14011-0131.10 chromosome J, UCBerk_Dsub_1.0, whole genome shotgun sequence genome:
ttagcagcagcagcaccaggcacCTAGCTTCATCATTAGAGCAATAACaagcgagcgaaagagagagatatagagaTAAATGTATAGCAAAAAGATAGAGATAGAATCCCAGCACTAGCCTCAATAGCCAGAGACCAAACCGATTAATTGCAACTGCTCTCAGATGGGCAAGGATAATTGCTTCaattaagcaacaaaatcaccacaaaaaaacaacaaaaatgccaacaaatctacaaacaaaaatacacacaaaaaaaaatatattacacatatgtaaataaaatttatattttgtacaaaaaataaatgccagtGACATTTGTGGCCAAATCAAGAGAAGTCCCCAGCCGACGACTACCGTTGATTGTTTCTACTTTTgggttttgtatttttatggctcCCCCCCACCATCGTTAAACAAATGCCGGGGAGCAGTATTCGAACGCATAAAAGCAGCCAGAGAGTaatttgcaattcaaattGGCTGCCATCCCCAAAACATTAGTTTTATGTCTTTTCTGTTAATCTAATTAAGGTTTTTATTTTAGCTGTACAAATTGCTTAGAATTTGTCTTAAAGTCTGGCAATAAAAACTGGCAGGGAGTTACAGCAACGACAGAGTCGGGGGCtacacgctgcgtatgcgtaatttatGAGTGGACAAGCCAAGCAAATGGTACGGGCTCTGTCTTACCAATTGTCTGTCGAAAACAATTTGTCTTGATCGGATTTTGACAGGAAACAATCGGATATTGGATGTGTCAGTCTGCTCATCGCCTCGCAAAGGTCACGGAAGTGATGGACAATGGACAACTGAAAGATTAACGGCTGGCCGACGGCTGCCGGGCTATGGTGCGACAATAATCGTTTCAATTCACAGCagatttccatttgctgcataaattttaGTGTAAGGTTAGAGGCAGTAGCCAAGAATTGACCTCTCAATCGATGCCGTTGCTCTCTTTGGCTTATAAATGCCGAAAATCAAGAACGATCCATCTATTAGTTCACCTTTTTGTGTTCATCTTTAACCAaaagatttgtttgtttgctattttttttttggtgtggaCAATAATGGCATTAAATTGGCTATTAAATTATCGTTTAGCATTTCATTGTGGAGTTTCCAAAGCGTGACCGAgctcaaaatatttgccaccaaagattattatttattcatcaATTCTGTGTGATTTGGCCAGCTCACTGGGCTCCTCCTCTCCTACTGTGACTCACTTGAGgtcgaaaattaattaaaacgtTAGCCAAATGGACACGAAAACTTGTTTTAattagagtttttttttttttgggcgaCTTCTGTTTtaggcaaataaattaagctaATTCCGGTCCAGCACTTTCTCACAGTTGGCCCATAAATTGCTTTTATATCTAGAtaatttcgcttttattgcCTCAGCATATTAGCCAAATAAATTGACCAATTGACTGCTAAAACCCTCATTTctggctctctccctctgactttgaaattattttaaagttGAACTGGAAAAACTCCACTGAAATTCACTTTTCAATTGTCTTCTTTGTTGTGGTGGCCGGCCTGCCGCCGCTCGAGATATttattgtacgagtattttttccgtctttcattcaatttttggGGGCAGTGAATACTCGTACTCAAGTGCACGAAATGTCAGAAGCACTGACCGAACAGTGaggcaaataataataaatttgctcGAATTTCAGTTGAACTTTGTGTGGAGGAatctgtttggttttcttcGAACCTTTTGCCACTGTGCCAGCGTAATTACATTTCAgatttaattatacaaaacagcaacagaaactgaaactgaactaGTAATTTGATTGCCCGAGTATTTGTTGGTTCAGCGATGTGTGGGCTGGGGCtctgatttatatttatatctcAATTAGATGCTAAGACGATCATCATTAGCGAGTGACTGTGGCAATTGCATTCAAAACGCACTCAGCACCAAGCCTGAGCCTGAGATGCgggaatataattttaaatccTCGTAAATTATCAATCCATATGCCAGGGGCATTCACAgactcagacacagacacagaaggGGGCTTAAAGGTGTCGTTTCGCAAGCTGCTGATTGCTGAGAAGTTCCTGCTGCGACAGGTTCGTGTCTTAAGTCTTTCGTCTTTCGTGGAATTATCATGTCAGTCACGTATGCGGTCGAACAACAATTGTGGCCACCAGTCCCggaatctctttctctctctccctcgctgtgTGCCCTAGGTGCGGCTTGCCACCAAGGACGCTGCGGCTTGGACGCACTTGAACCCGCAATCCTTTGCAGCTGACCCTCAAAAATGGCCATTGAACTGGCAACCAAAAACTTGTTTTGGGTTAGcgctcttttctctctcgcattttgtggcagctgcttgtAGCTGCTTGCTGCGGCTTTTGTGGTTGAGGCAGGCCGCGCGGTCCGAGACTGTAATGGTTAGCATTTTGCATACCAAAGGCATTAAATCTTTTTCGGACTTGACcttgcacaaaataaaatctgaTCTTCATGTAGGTGAATAGAGCGAGCGACGCCACAGGGAGCGAtacgagctgctgctgctctgtgtggGGCATGCTCGACTTGGCAGCCACGACAAGTGGCAAGGGCAATCAATTGTGCGAGAACTCCGAAATGCAACCGACCAGAAACGTGCtcaaaatagaaaaaacaatGCTGGGGGAACTGCTCTGCTCATTATTTAATTCACCAGCTTCAAGCTCTTTAATTAGCTGTTAACTTCCGGAACATTTGAGCCGCAAGAATGCCACAagaatacaacaacaaaagctctCATCCACCTAACCAATCCAAAACCTATCCATGTACGAGACCCGGTATCCGTATATCCATTGTGGGTGCGTTAAAAAGCGTTGAAAGTGATTTATGAACCTCATGCGGCGGCGAGGGAGGAACTCCCTctaaatgccataaatatttgtggcaattgtttcgattttgttttcgatttgcCATGCTATTTTAGGCTTTAATTAAAGTGCTTAGTACTGGGAACTAGCCGGCACAATGGGCCCAAGACTAAGCTAGATAAATTTCCATTAGTTGCAGTCAGAAGTGCTGACAGGAAGTTCGCAACTCTCGGTTCTAGCCATGAATTATTGCCCAGAGCAAGCCAAGTGGAACCCCAAAAGTCAATTTAGAAAGGCAAAAatcctgtgcctgtgcccctAAGGTCACTCCACATTCTCGTTGCGATTCCAGAAccagttctctctctctctctcgttcacTTCCTCCTTTGTAACAGGATTCAGGGTCCAGGTCCCCCAGACACACTCTCGCCGTGTGTTGGCCATTAAGCGGCTGATCTGATGCCGCAGCGACCTTGGGACAcaagagtgcaaaaaaaatctTTTCAGATGTTTCATTCGGATTCAGATTCCGAATCCgactgtctctgtgtgtaggTTGTAATTAACTTGAACTTGTTATGGTTGCCGGTTTCACTTACCGCAAGATGCCGCCGCCCCGTTGTTCAGCGCTTGGCTTTATGaccgaaaaaaataaaaaataaacatgtaAAATCAACCAACGCCCCTCCGAAACCATTCATCCAACTCTCCATCCGTGCACCCAACACCCTTCACCAGCTAATCGCTCCGAAATTTGTTATAAATTTGTCACTTAAATTCATTATTTGCTCACTGGGCTGTGCACATTGTCACCGAATGCAATTAGATATTGATGAATGCCGACTTTTGTgggtgtaaatatgtacacactgCGGCAGGGAGAGAGtactttaattttgttgtggaGTGTGTAATATTTTCAAGAGATAGAAAAGAGTGCAGAAAAGTTAGGCGAGAGtctgtggaatatttttgtataatttttagtTAGCAGAAATATAACTTAAACTTTggttaataattataaaatatacagaaaagCTAACCAAGAATCAgtggaatatttattatagTTTTTAACTaacagaaatattatttaaatctTGCCCAAATCTTGTACAGAAAATCAAACCCAGAACCTgtgcaatattttttatattttttgctaGCAGCAATTTATCTTTTACTTTGCCtaacaattattttaaacCCACCATTTAAAGTGTATAACAAATTGTGGCATGTGTCAAATCTTGCTGTGCTTTCATTTCtcaatttttcatatttaattatttatttatttgcgaaTATTTTGTAGCAGTTCGATTTACACAAGTGCTAAGACTCTTGAGGCTGTTGAACTGTTGCcggatttgtttgtttttgcttttttttcggtgaAAACCATTGAGGGCTGAATCACCTGctgatttctgttgttgctgctgtggtcgccgctgctgccactgccgctgctggtatTATGAGTGTTTACCTTGCGGTTGTCGCTTGATTCGCTGACGAATCATTTGTATGCCATGggcgaaaagtgcataaaaaatatCCAATCCGAACTATATTATTTATGGAACAAGTGTGGTGCGTGAATTTCAAGCAGATTCTAGCCCAGACACATCCTAGTTGCAAGTGCTGCAATAGCCGTGCCCCAACGCCTCATAAATTGTGCAATCAAAAGCTTAAAATTCTCAAGTGTTTTGCCCCTCACCCCGTGCTAATCCCCGCTTAGTTGAATAGAATTTCCAGTTCTCTATGAAACAGTTAAGCAGCGGAAACTCAACTCCAGATCATCGCTCTGGCATgtggggctctggctctggctctgtctctggctttaATTATCGGCTGGCAATAAACGATTTTTGGTGCGAGTTGTTAATGGCATTTCATTAtgattgttgctgcctgctgaaAAACATAGTTTTTGAAAGTTGAAATACTTGACGCGAATCAAAACAGCCAACGAAATGGGTTGGATGGATGTACGTACAACAACCGCATCTTGTACGTGAAGTTTCTTCCGGTTTTGTGTTcgatttatgattattattcataattgaatttctatTTGTTGACGAGCAGCGAACACGACACGACCCGACCCGcatctttttttggttttttctgttgcctttttgttgcctttgttttgcttgttgcttgcAGGGTCTAAGTTTTATAGAGTTCACTTTTAATGGAAACTGTTCGCTGATCGATTGCCTAATTTGTCAGCCCCCAAAGGATTAACCATGGAGTTTCAACATTAATTAGCCATTAAAGCGCGCCACGAACAAGGTTCACCCCAACCCCAATCCACCCCAAAACAAATCATGAAAGGGTGCGGGTGCAGTGCCCATTTGATTGATGAAACTCGAAACTTTTCACACTGCGCTTAATTCTTTTCCCCTGACAGCCCCCCTTTTAAGCGGCAGCGGAAGGTCAAGTAATAGCctaaaaatgaattcaaaCATGAAACAACTTCAAGCTTTGATTTGGGTGTTCTTTTTGGCACTCTTCGCTCGATATTCGTTCGATATCAGGGTCAACGCTAACAAACTCACTTCAAAACGGTAGctaaaaagttgcaaaaataaatcaaatctcaCAAAGGTATTGGAATTGGCATTTGTAGTTTATTTTATTCCCCTTTGCTGCATTTCCCCTAAATTTTTTGCTCTCCATTAGCCCAGAAAAATGCTCCGCGACGCTCAACTCCATATAATTGTCATCGTTTGGCATGTAAAGTGCTCAAGGTCATGTCCATTGGTAATTTTGGCACATAATTATGGCAATTTGGAGCTTCTTCTGCAGatcataaaacacacaaagtttGCGCAGAGCTCCTCTTAGGCGAACGACAACGCCAACGCAGCAATGATGGTAGAATGCGGAGGGAGTTGGCGTAGCTTTAATATCGATTAGCACTGCCTAGGGCCCGGCTCGGGCTAAGTGTTAACAGACACGAAACAGTGAACCAACTCCAGTTTCAGCTACAGGTGGTCTACAGGCGGGCAGGGCTCTCAGCGCACGCTCTCGCGactgccgtcgctgctgctgctgctgctgctgcactgcgcATGCGTAGACGTCGAGCCGAGCGGCagcgacgtcgtcgtcgtcgttgtcgtctttTGCGTCGGCGCCAGAGGTCGCTCTTATAAATACTCTGTGCGTCGGCGCAGCTTTTGTTATTTGAACTTCAAATTTGCTCGAGTTcgcttcgtcgtcgtcgtcgttgagTCGCCAGCGAAACGCGCGCGTTTTCTTAGCGTTTTCTGCAGCAGCcgcgtttttgtgtgtttttgtgtgacttTTGCTTACAAGTGGGTAGCCGTTGGCCATAAACAGACTCAGAACAgatctacatatgtagaaCATTTGCTGATGAAGCAGTTGTAAAcgtatagaaaatatatattttaggtGCTGACGCAAGTGCCGCCTGAGCGAGTTAGtggaaccaaaccgaaccgatccCGTACGCGTTTGTTGCATCACGAATTGAGAATGAAGATGGTGAGTGTTTCGATTCAAATCTTAAGCAAAACAGTGTACTATATGAACAATCAAGACATAACCATAAAAGATGTCAAGTTGCCAGAGGGGTGGGAGCTAGAATCCCGCACAGAAATATTCCACTCACACTTTTTTCGAggtgcagttgcagtggcagtagtcgctgttgcagttgctgtggcagctgctggcccgGCCCGGTCTGGCACTGGCATCCCATGAGGTTGTCTGTCAAACAAAATTGCCCAACTCCAGCGATGGGGGAGTTGGAGTTTCCGAAGAGCGACAGCGTAAAACAAACAAcgccaaaaacagcaaatcaAGTGGAGGAGTCGTCGCATGggtaaatttgcataaatggcGCTACAATTGAGGAAAATCGCTGCAAGTACAAAATagcagcaaaacagaaaacagctgGCGAGGGAGAGACCTGCCGCAATGGCAAATGCATTGACTGCGAGACTCCAAACTCCACTCCGCTGGCTGACTCACCTCGAGGGCAACTCGGACTGTGACCGGAAACGCTCATAACGCTGTGCTCTCTGGCCCCGCCCCATCAGCCACCCTTCGATGATCTTCACGCGTGTTCATTCTGGACAAAAGAGATTTGGCAATCGGTGGTGCGCAAGCGCAACCACCACTCAAGCACCACTTTAAGGCTAAGGCTGAGCCGCGCGCATTAGGCGGAGAGTCGCTTGAATGACTCAAAGCGCGCCAAGAACCAAGAGGCAGAGACCGAGTCaaagtcagaggcagagtcacaGTCAGCGCCAGTGTTGAGCAATTCAAATTtacacggacagacagattTCCCACCAAGGTCATCCGCCGCACAGACCACATACtcatatttgtatctgtgtatattatatctgtgttttttttatggcatttcacACGCCTCAATTGTGACAATTAACGCTCGCGCCCCGTTTTTTTCATGGCAGCGCATTTGTCGCCCAAAAGTTTTTCCGCCTTGGAGCCACACaaatgcttttgtgtgtgacttGACAAGATTCAACGAGAGAttctctctgtggctggcaTGCTCCAAATGGCTCCACCTCACCCACTTTACACGCGGCAGGCAGTTAGGTAATGCCCCGCCACAGAATTATGCCACTTGAGATGACGCAGCAATTTAGTTGTAATGCTTTAATTACGGAcctttttgttattaaattatCAATTAAGGTCAAAGCAGGAAAACGGATATGCTCAGTATATAAATcttttaaatatagaaatccATGTTTAATTTGGTTCAAGATTTAGTGGAGATTCCGCGCTGCCTTTTGTGGCAgatttaaacaacaaatctCAGCtacgcctctgcctctggctcaaAGAATTATTCATGTTATGCGACACCTGAGTCACgggccataaaaaaacaaatcttaATTGGGTTCTGACTTTAATGGACATCACAGTTGTCAACTaaatagcaacaaaacaaaacccctaaaataaatgtgtattaTATTCGGACTTGACAAGAACTAGTTCTGGGTGCGGGTTGCCGGCAGGGGTAAGATCTGATTCTTGCCACTCGCTTGGGGCTCGGTCTGTTGCTGCAAGTCTCAAGATGATTGGCAAATCCGCTGAAAAAATTAAGGCCCGACAGCCTGACAAGCCGCTTGAGTGAGTGACTTGAATGAGTGCCTGTCGAGTGGCATTTTTCCATAACCATTTATCAAACAAACTAAAAAGAGACTCGAGCAAAAAAACTAGCATCAAAAATGTGTAAGAATATTGCGTGGGAGGCTTGAAactatttccattttgattgaGAGATGAGCTGTTGGCTCTTGCCTCTTGTGTATCttggcttctttttgtttaaactttttgtttgccattgtttctgttcaattaaagtttggcttttattttaatgacCCACCGCCGACTTTTAATGACTTTTGACTTGAAGCGCACTCGGCGCAAAAAAACCTTAAATGCCGCTTaagaatgttttttgtttagtttttatttcgcCCAGATTTATGTGTTTCAATTTGTGAAATGGAATTCCGGGTTCCAGTTCCAAAGATTGACGATTGCAAAGgtccctctctgcctctctctctcaattaGCTCGCAGCAAATTGATAGTCGCCACATTTACATAATTCCAAATGGCAGAAACTatttctaatttaattttagcaTCTCCTGGGGGGTTTATCGAACCGGTCGCCGTGACTTTCCCAtcaagctccagctccagtatTTCATATCGTATCCCGAGGCCATTAACACTTTGGCGACTACTCGTATTTATGTAGAACTTTTCTCATCTATAAACTCGAGCCAATGTCGTGTGGCAGATGCGTCGACCTTGACTCTGtgagcacagagagagaagggggACGGGCAGCTAATAGTTACGAGTTGAGATCTCAACCATGCGGGTTGGGTTAAGTCTACGCTCTGCccataattaattaacaaatcgCCATCGGGGTCGACAATTATCGTAGAAAAATGCGTTTAAACGCTTTCAACTTGTTAATCAATAATGTGCGTAAAGAGGCAAGCCAACCAGCCTTGCCTTCGTGGAGCGTGACCCAATTGGCAGTCGCCAACAAAGTcgaaccaaagccaaagccaagccaattGATTTGCCAAAAGTCGACTGTGTAGTGTCAAAAGCTGACTTTGGTGGCGTCTCTCACACACAGCCATTTGGCAAATTGTATGCGGAAATTTTTGACCATCGACACTGAAACACGTCTAAATTGCCCATAAACGGGGGCCCAGGGCCCACGTAAATGTCAGTCCAagcagctaaaaataaatatcaatatgTCCAAGTTTTGATTTAAGTTCATTATGGCAACCGACAATCgattgatttgtgtgttttattttgcagcaacATCGACTTATCTGCCTGGCGCTGATCGCCCTCAGTTCCTCTGCCCTGGCACAGGTGAGTGAATGACACAGCATCAAATCCGCCAGATATTCAACAGAATTTTCTATATAAATTCCCAGGACTACCAAGGAGGCTACGACTATCCAGTGCCGAAGGTTTCCTTTACGGATGGCTTCCCACCGCCAGCACCCAAAGTGAGCAGCGGATATTCGTATCCAAAGCCAGTGGTGCCATTCCAACCGGAGCTGCCAAAGTACAGGCCGCCGGTGCAGCAGATCATTCCACAGGAGCCGAAACTGGTTCAGGGATACTCCTACCCGAAGCCAGCGGTGCCATTCCCACCACCGACGTCAGGATACGCTTATCCCACGCCATCCATTCCCttcccaccaccaccacccagcAATCCTCCACCACAGCCGAAACAGGGCTATGACTATCCCAAACCCAGCATCCCATTCCCACCTCCCACACTCCCACCCCAGAAATACCTGCCTCCTGTGACGACTGCGATCCCACCGCAGCCCAAGTATCTGCCTCCTCcgcaaccaaccaacccaccGCAGCCCAAGTACCTGCCACCACCTCAGCAGAAGCAGGGCTATGACTATCCCAAGCCAGCCATTCCCTTCCCACCACCGACGAATCCACCACAGAAGTACCTGCCACCAGTGACGCCCACGAAGCCCCCACAGCCGAAATACTTGCCTCCAGTCATCAAGCCAACACTGCCACCCCAGCCAAAGTACCTGCCGCCACCACCTCAGCCGAAACAGGGCTACGAGTACCCAAAACCCATCGTTCCATTCCCACCGCCAACGAATCCACCACAGGTCAAACAGGGATACGATTATCCAAAGCcagccattccattcccaccgCCCACCAATCCTCCACAGAAATACCTTCCTCCCGTTATCCCAACGAAGCCACCGCAACCCAAGTACTTGCCTCCCGTGAAGCCCACAAACCCACCACAGCCTAAATAcctgccacctcctcctcaGCCCAAAACGGGTTATGAGTATCCCAAGCCCGTCGTTCCATTCCCACCACCACAGAAATATTTGCCACCTGCAACTACCACACAGCCACCACAGCCCAAATACTTGCCCCCCGTCCAAGCCACTTTCCCGCCCCAGCCTAAATATCTGCCACCTCCGCAAGTGAAACAGGGATACGATTACCCCAAGCCCGTCATTCCATTCCCACCGCCAACGAATCCACCACAGAAATATTTGCCTCCTCCCGTTAGCACagctcctccaccaccaccacctaaGTACTTGCCGCCTAGGCCAACCAGCCCACCACAGCCCAAGTACCTTCCCCCtccccaaccaaccaacccaccACAGCCCAAGTACCTTCCACCTCCCCAGCCCAAACAGGGCTATGAGTACCCCAAGCCCGCCATCCCATTCCCACCTCCAACTAACCCACCACAGAAATACTTGCCACCCGTTAGGGTAACCATTCCCCCACAGCCCAAGTACCTGCCACCTCCCCAACCTACCAACCCACCAAAACCTAAATATCTGCCACCCCCGCAGCCCAAACAGGGCTACGAGTACCCAAAACCTGCAATTCCCTTCCCAGCTCCCACACTCCCACCACAGAAATACTtgccacccaccaccaccaccacacctGCACCACAGCCCAAGTACCTGCCACCTCCCCAGCCCAAACAGGGCTACGAGTACCCCAAGCCAGCCATCCCATTCCCACCACCCACAAATCCACCACAGAAATATCTCCCTCCCGTTGTGCCCACCAGCCCGCCACAACCCAAGTACCTTCCCCCACCCCAGCCGAAGCAGGGATACGAGTATCCCACACCAGTCATTCCCTTCCCCCCTCCCGCACCCAAGACCGATGGTTACTCCTATCCGAAGCCAGCGATCGCCTTTGATTTCTGATCCCTCATATCCATCACCACCCTCCAACCCACACCACTGATCAAATGACACGATTGCCTCTGTGTGCGCATAGTGATCCTTAGGAACGTAcgaaattgaatatttgtaatttaactgtaataatttaatttaaaacctaATTTTAATGATAAACAAGGGTCCTGCCCGCGAACTCTACGATCGAACTTAGtcattaaaatatgtttattaaatttatgttttaaagATTACGCAGCGCTGACGAAATTAAACGACCTTTGTGAATGTGAATAGTTGCGTATTTTCATGCTTAttctgtttaatttatttcctaGCTATCAAAACGCAGCCTCCGAATAATTTCAATAACCATCTGATGTTCCTGTGGGTTCGTATTTAATGCAAACAGTAGGAAAATAGTAAAGTAAAGAAGCATTCTTTTTGTCTCTCTTACCTTTTGCCACATAATATTGCGCTGTTACTCTTTCCTTTCTTCATTTACT
Encoded here:
- the LOC117893051 gene encoding extensin-1, with translation MKMQHRLICLALIALSSSALAQDYQGGYDYPVPKVSFTDGFPPPAPKVSSGYSYPKPVVPFQPELPKYRPPVQQIIPQEPKLVQGYSYPKPAVPFPPPTSGYAYPTPSIPFPPPPPSNPPPQPKQGYDYPKPSIPFPPPTLPPQKYLPPVTTAIPPQPKYLPPPQPTNPPQPKYLPPPQQKQGYDYPKPAIPFPPPTNPPQKYLPPVTPTKPPQPKYLPPVIKPTLPPQPKYLPPPPQPKQGYEYPKPIVPFPPPTNPPQVKQGYDYPKPAIPFPPPTNPPQKYLPPVIPTKPPQPKYLPPVKPTNPPQPKYLPPPPQPKTGYEYPKPVVPFPPPQKYLPPATTTQPPQPKYLPPVQATFPPQPKYLPPPQVKQGYDYPKPVIPFPPPTNPPQKYLPPPVSTAPPPPPPKYLPPRPTSPPQPKYLPPPQPTNPPQPKYLPPPQPKQGYEYPKPAIPFPPPTNPPQKYLPPVRVTIPPQPKYLPPPQPTNPPKPKYLPPPQPKQGYEYPKPAIPFPAPTLPPQKYLPPTTTTTPAPQPKYLPPPQPKQGYEYPKPAIPFPPPTNPPQKYLPPVVPTSPPQPKYLPPPQPKQGYEYPTPVIPFPPPAPKTDGYSYPKPAIAFDF